A genomic region of Macaca mulatta isolate MMU2019108-1 chromosome 5, T2T-MMU8v2.0, whole genome shotgun sequence contains the following coding sequences:
- the TRIML1 gene encoding putative E3 ubiquitin-protein ligase TRIML1: MSSLEKMSTADLMENLREELTCFICLDYFSSPVTTECGHSFCLVCLLRSWEEHNTPLSCPECWRTLEGPHFQPNERLGRLASIARQLRSQVLQSEDEQSSYGRMPAAAKALSDDEQGGSVFAVQSHGVNRVHLSSEAEEHHREKLQEILNLLCIRRKEAQAVLTHEKERVKLCQEETKTCKQVVVSEYMKMHQFLKEEEQLQLQLLEQEERENMRKLRNNEIKLTQQIRGLSKMIGQMESSSQSSALESLEEVRGALERSEPLLLQCPEATTTELSLCRITGMKEMLRKFSTEITLDPATANAYLVLSEDLKSVKYGGSRQQLPDNPERFDQSATVLGAQIFTSGRHYWEVEVGNKTEWEVGICKDSVSRKGNLPKPPGDLFSLIGLKIGDDYSLWVSSPLKGQHVREPVCKVGVFLDYESGHIAFYNGTDESLIYSFPPASFQEALRPIFSPCLPNEGTNTDPLTICSLNSHV; this comes from the exons ATGTCCAGCCTCGAGAAAATGTCTACAGCAGATTTGATGGAGAATCTCAGGGAAGAACTCACCTGTTTCATCTGCTTGGACTATTTTAGCAGCCCAGTGACCACCGAGTGTGGGCACAGCTTTTGTCTGGTGTGTCTCCTCCGGAGCTGGGAGGAACATAACACACCTTTATCTTGTCCTGAGTGCTGGAGGACCTTGGAGGGCCCGCATTTCCAGCCGAACGAGCGTCTGGGGAGGCTGGCCAGCATCGCCAGGCAGCTCCGGTCCCAGGTGCTGCAGAGCGAGGATGAGCAGAGCAGCTACGGGAGGATGCCCGCTGCTGCCAAGGCGCTCTCCGATGACGAGCAGGGTGGAAGCGTCTTCGCAGTCCAGAGCCATGGTGTAAACAGAGTGCACCTCTCCAGCGAGGCTGAGGAGCATCACAGG GAGAAACTTCAGGAAATCCTGAATCTTTTGTGTATAAGGAGAAAGGAAGCTCAGGCTGTACTAACCCACGAGAAGGAGAGAGTGAAACTGTGCCAG GAAGAAACAAAGACTTGCAAACAGGTTGTTGTGTCAGAATACATGAAAATGCACCAGTTCCTGAAGGAAGAGGAGCAGCTGCAACTCCAGCTACTagaacaggaagagagagagaacatgaggaaactgaggaacaacGAGATCAAATTGACCCAGCAAATCAGAGGCCTGAGCAAAATGATCGGACAGATGGAGTCCTCCAGTCAAAGCTCGGCTTTAGAATCTCTTGAG GAAGTGAGAGGAGCCCTGGAAAG GAGCGAGCCACTCTTGCTTCAGTGTCCAGAGGCCACCACCACAGAGCTGAGTCTGTGCCGCATCACGGGAATGAAGGAAATGCTAAGAAAATTCAGCA CGGAGATAACGCTGGACCCAGCCACAGCCAATGCCTATCTCGTGCTGTCCGAGGATCTGAAGAGTGTGAAATACGGGGGAAGCAGACAGCAGCTACCCGACAACCCGGAAAGATTTGACCAGTCTGCGACCGTGCTGGGCGCTCAGATCTTCACCAGTGGGAGACActactgggaggtggaggtgggaaacAAGACGGAGTGGGAAGTGGGCATCTGCAAGGACTCGGTGAGCCGAAAGGGGAACCTCCCCAAGCCGCCCGGGGACCTGTTCTCACTGATCGGTTTAAAAATCGGAGACGATTACAGCCTCTGGGTCTCGTCCCCTCTGAAGGGTCAGCACGTCAGAGAGCCTGTGTGTAAGGTTGGTGTCTTCCTGGACTATGAGTCTGGACATATAGCATTCTACAACGGGACGGATGAGTCCCTCATCTACAGCTTCCCGCCGGCTTCTTTCCAAGAGGCTCTCAGGCCAATCTTTTCCCCCTGCCTCCCAAATGAGGGGACAAACACAGACCCTCTCACCATCTGCTCACTCAACAGCCACGTCTGA